Below is a genomic region from Tepidisphaeraceae bacterium.
GCAGCCTCGCCCGCGGCACGCCGTTCGGCAGCGAACAATGGATGACGCAGACCGCGGCCCGGCTGGGGCTGGAGGGCACGCTACGACCCCGCGGGCGGCCGCGGAAGGTGGTGGCTGCCGACAACAGCAGCTGAGCGATCGATTCAGAGCGAGTGGCAGCTTCGACCTGCCCAGCGCTTTGTTGTCGGCTCCGTCGGCGGTGCGATCGTCGGTGCGACGCGCCGTCGCCACGCGCAGAGGTTTGCAATGGATGCTTCCCTTTTTGGGCAATTCGAGAGGACGGCACGCTGCAAGTGCTGCGGCAACGCGTCCACCTTGTACGACGTGGTCGACTTCAATAAGAACTGCGAGCAGCCCCGACGGCGAGTGCTGGAGACTTCAGGCGTTCCCGTTTACTACCATCGTTGTTCCTCATGCGACTTCATCTTCACAACGGCGTTTGATCACTTTACGCCTGCCATGTTCGCCAGCGAGATCTACAACACAGAATATCGGCTAGTCGATCCGGATTACGAAGAAAGCCGGCCACGCGGGAATGCAGAGTTGATCGGGAAAATGTTCGCGGCATCACGCACGCTTAACATGTTGGATTACGGTGGCGGCAACGGGCTACTTGCCGAAGTGCTGAAAGAGAAGGGGTTCTCCTCTGTCGCCACGTACGACCCGTTCGTTGCGAAGCACTCCGCTCGCCCGTCCGGCGAGTTCGACCTGCTTGTTAGTTTTGAAGTGTTGGAGCACTCCCCGCAGCCGGAGGCGACGTTTGCCGACATGAGTATACTACTGGCGGACCCGGGCCTTATGCTTGTTTCGACTGTAATGCAACCCTCGGATCTGGATGCCACATTTGGGATCCGGTGGTGGTACATCGCACCGCGGAACGGGCATGTTTCGATTTTTTCACCGCGTGCCTTAGATGCGCTGGTACGTCCGTTCGGCTTTACGCGGACATCGCTAAGTCCCGCGTTGCATCTGCTGTACAAGACGCTTCCCGATTTCGCTACCCATTTGCTAAGATAGATCCGGTTGCGTCGGCAAATGACTTGCGGGGGATGCAAACCGACGTCCGTCGTCCTTCATCTCGCGAGGTACAAATTCGATTCGAAGGTTGTCAACGTCAACTTATTTTACCAGCGAACTCATTGAGTCCGTGCTGTTACCCTTGGGCAATCCATTGCATACATCATCCCCTCTGGACGTTGCGGAGCCGCCGCTTCTCGATGCCGCTTCGCTTCACGAACGCGGCTTGGCGTTCGCTCGCGAACGGCGCTTCGCTGAAGCTGTCAGTTCTTTCAAGCATGCGGCCGAAGCTGACCCCGATCGGGCTGAGTACGTAAGGCACCTCGCTCAGGCTTGTGTCGACCACGGTGCGCTGGCAGAGGCCGAGGCAGCCTGGGGTCAGTTCCTTAGATTATCGCCCGACGATGCCGAAGCACACCGACACCTGGGCAACCTGCGCCGGCGGATGGATAAGCTCGATCAGGCTATAGAGTCGCTCAAGCGTGCAGCGGAGCTGGCAGCAGATCCGACATCGGCAGAACTAGATCTCGGCATCGCACAGGCAGGCGCTAAGCGGTATCCCGAGGCGAAGCTCACATTCGAGAAGGTCCTGACGCGGCACCCCGATTCCTATGATGCGCAGCTCAATCTCGGCATGCTGTTCCAGGAGATGAAGGACGACGGCCAGGCGCTCGCCTTCCTGAGGAAAGCGGTCGAGCAGCGCCCGCGCGATCCGAGCGGCCTGAACAACTTGGGGGTCGCCTTATCTAACCAGGGAAAGTTTAGTGAGGCAGTGGGCATCTTCGAGCGATTACTGACGGATGCCCCCGATTACACGCTGGCTTGGAACAATCTTGGCAACGCGTTGCGATCGTTGGGACGTAACGAAGAGGCGGTTGCCGCGCTGGAAAGGGCCATCGAGCTCCGGCCCGATTATACCGAGGCATACAACAACCTCGGCATTATCTACGCTCAATTGGAGAAGTTCGATGAAGCCATTCGACTTTATGACAAAGCATTGTTGCTGCGGCCCGACTATCCAGAGGCCCATGCTAACCGAGGGCTAGTCTACCTGCTGATGGGAAACTTTCAGCAGGGATGGGCCGATTACGAATGGCGGTGGCACGGCGGCCACGGCTTGAAACGACGAAGCTACGGCGGGCGTCTTTGGGACGGGAGTCCGCTGGTTGGGCGTCGTATCCTGCTTCATTACGAGCAGGGCTTAGGCGACACGTTCCAGTTCATTCGGTATGCAAAGGAACTGAAGAATCGAGGCGCGACCGTTGTATTCGAATGCCAGGCCAGCACCCGCCAGATCCTCAGCCGCACACCTGGCATTGACGAGTTCGTCATCCGTGGTGAAAAGCCGCCACAATGTGAGTTTTACGCGCCACTGCTGACCCTTCCCGGAACTTGTCAGACAAACTTGGACACCCTCCCGCGGCGGGTTCCGTACGTCTTCGGCGATCCGGCCCAAACTTGGGACTGGAAGCAGCGATTGGCTCAGGTGGCGGGCT
It encodes:
- a CDS encoding class I SAM-dependent methyltransferase gives rise to the protein MDASLFGQFERTARCKCCGNASTLYDVVDFNKNCEQPRRRVLETSGVPVYYHRCSSCDFIFTTAFDHFTPAMFASEIYNTEYRLVDPDYEESRPRGNAELIGKMFAASRTLNMLDYGGGNGLLAEVLKEKGFSSVATYDPFVAKHSARPSGEFDLLVSFEVLEHSPQPEATFADMSILLADPGLMLVSTVMQPSDLDATFGIRWWYIAPRNGHVSIFSPRALDALVRPFGFTRTSLSPALHLLYKTLPDFATHLLR